The Drosophila mauritiana strain mau12 chromosome 2R, ASM438214v1, whole genome shotgun sequence genome has a segment encoding these proteins:
- the LOC117135713 gene encoding protein enabled isoform X7, which produces MAMKKLYAKTSFTSKKPSSAANSTPILAYHQQQHQQPGNGICEYQVVAPGHSGELMIRRSQSMHHKMSPPVGGLGSKSEYYSIEELQELDLLDYRHPMYHHYQQQELRQRYHEHEQLVLQLPKASSKAGPIYEAPQRSQQQQDQMFEQSIIGARASVMVYDDNQKKWVPSGSSSGLSKVQIYHHQQNNTFRVVGRKLQDHEVVINCSILKGLKYNQATATFHQWRDSKFVYGLNFSSQNDAENFARAMMHALEVLSGRVANNPGGPPTNGNGYEEDMGYRTMTSEDAAILRQNNSIGGHVTPSAQTPTSQTNQNNIPQSPPTPQGHHRTSRNSLSAPPAPQPQQQQAQQMGQPGSHYGPTGNGPTSNGLPQQVNSQIPPAPQQQPQQQQFQQQQQQQYQQMVQAGYAPSQQAQQQPPQAPQPPLQNGGMYMVGHGHLPSSASANSVVYASQQQMLPQAHPQAPQAPAMPGPGYGGPPVPPPQQQAENPYGQVPMPPPMNPSQQQQPGQVPLNRMSSQGGPGGPPAPAPPPPPPSFGGAAGGGPPPPAPPQMFNGAPPPPAMGGGPPPAPPAPPAMGGGPPPAPGGPGAPPPPPPPPGLGGAPKKEDPQADLMGSLASQLQQFKLKKNKVTTSAPENSGSSTSSGGSGNYGTIGRSSNGMASMMDEMAKTLARRRAQAEKKDPEPEAEVKKRPWEKSNTLPHKLSGGAGSGSAGSGHEGANGNSGGAGSNTTNSGGESPRPMRKRFGSASEETILKQVNGDGLSLALSNGDLDTLKAEIVREMRLEIQKVKNEIIDAIKSEFNRR; this is translated from the exons ATGGCCATGAAGAAGCTCTACGCGAAGACCTCGTTCACCAGCAAGAAGCCATCGAGTGCCGCCAATTCCACTCCGATATTGGCCtaccaccagcaacagcatcagcagccgGGCAATGGCATATGCGAGTACCAGGTGGTGGCACCTGGTCACTCCGGCGAGCTGATGATACGCCGCAGCCAGAGTATGCACCACAAGATGTCGCCTCCAGTCGGCGGGCTGGGCTCCAAGTCGGAGTACTACAGCATTGAGGAGCTGCAGGAGCTGGATTTGCTGGACTATCGTCATCCCATGTACCATCActaccagcagcaggagctgAGGCAACGCTACCATGAGCACGAGCAGTTGGTGTTGCAGTTACCCAAGGCTAGTTCAAAGGCAGGACCCATCTATGAGGCACCACAGAGatctcagcagcagcaggatcagATGTT TGAGCAGAGTATTATCGGGGCGCGGGCCTCTGTGATGGTGTACGATGACAACCAGAAGAAGTGGGTGCCCTCGGGCAGCTCGTCGGGATTGAGCAAGGTGCAGATCTACCACCACCAGCAGAACAACACGTTCCGGGTGGTGGGACGAAAGCTGCAGGATCACGAGGTGGTCATCAACTGCTCCATTCTGAAGGGACTGAAGTACAACCAGGCCACGGCAACATTTCATCAGTGGCGCGATTCGAAATTCGTCTACGGCTTGAACTTCTCGAGCCAAAATGATGCGGAGAACTTTGCTAGGGCCATGATGCATGCCCTGGAA GTGCTCAGTGGTCGCGTGGCGAACAACCCAGGTGGACCGCCCACAAATGGCAATGGCTATGAGGAGGACATGGGCTATCGCACGATGACCAGCGAGGATGCAGCCATACTGCGCCAGAACAACAGCATAGGTGGGCACGTCACGCCCTCGGCCCAGACGCCCACCTCGCAGACCAACCAGAACAACATCCCCCAGAGCCCGCCGACGCCCCAGGGTCATCATCGCACCAGCAG GAATTCCCTCAGCGCCCCACCGGCACCACAgccccaacagcagcaggcgcagcaaATGGGTCAGCCGGGATCCCACTATGGACCCACTGGAAATGGACCCACTTCGAATGGCCTGCCACAGCAGGTGAACTCACAGATTCCCCCGgcaccgcagcagcagccgcaacagcaacagtttcagcagcagcagcagcagcaatatcaGCAAATGGTCCAGGCGGGCTATGCGCCCTCTCAG caggcgcagcagcagccgccgcaAGCGCCACAGCCGCCGCTCCAGAACGGTGGAATGTACATGGTGGGTCATGGTCATCTCCCGAGCTCCGCGAGCGCCAACAGTGTTGTGTACGCCAGCCAGCAGCAGATGCTCCCCCAGGCGCATCCACAGGCACCTCAGGCGCCGGCGATGCCAGGTCCGGGCTACGGAGGTCCACCAGTACCTCCGCCCCAACAGCAGGCAGAGAACCCGTACGGTCAGGTACCCATGCCGCCGCCAATGAATCCGtcacagcaacagcagccaggTCAGGTGCCTCTAAACCGGATGAGCAGCCAGGGCGGTCCAGGTGGCCCACCGGCTCCCGCTCCGCCCCCGCCACCACCCAGTTTTGGTGGAGCTGCTGGAGGAGGACCACCGCCACCAGCCCCGCCACAGATGTTCAACGGCGCACCGCCGCCGCCAGCCATGGGTGGTGGACCACCGCCGGCTCCACCGGCACCGCCAGCAATGGGTGGCGGACCACCGCCAGCACCGGGCGGCCCAGGggcaccaccacctcctcctccgccgccgggATTGGGAGGAGCGCCTAAGAAGGAAGATCCCCAGGCAGATCTCATGGGCTCGCTGGCCTCCCAGCTGCAGCAGTTCAAGCTCAAAAAGAATAAG GTCACCACCTCTGCTCCGGAGAATAGCGGCAGCAGCACCTCCAGTGGAGGCAGCGGCAACTATGGAACCATCGGACGAAGCTCTAATGGCATGGCCTCCATGATGGACGAGATGGCCAAGACGCTGGCACGACGACGCGCCCAAGCAGAAAAGAAGGAT CCCGAACCTGAAGCCGAGGTGAAAAAACGCCCCTGGGAAAAGTCCAATACACTGCCCCATAAGCTGAGCGGCGGAGCTGGAAGCGGATCGGCAGGAAGTGGCCATGAAGGAGCGAATGGTAACTCGGGCGGTGCTGGAAGCAATACAACGAACAGTGGCGGCGAGTCCCCGCGACCCATGCGCAAACGATTCGGTAGTGCCAGCGAAGAGACCATTCTCAAG CAGGTCAATGGCGATGGCCTGTCGCTGGCGCTCTCCAATGGCGACTTGGACACACTGAAGGCTGAGATTGTGCGCGAAATGCGACTGGAGATTCAGAAAGTTAAAAACGAGATCATAGATG CTATCAAATCGGAGTTCAATCGCAGATAG
- the LOC117135713 gene encoding protein enabled isoform X1, which yields MAMKKLYAKTSFTSKKPSSAANSTPILAYHQQQHQQPGNGICEYQVVAPGHSGELMIRRSQSMHHKMSPPVGGLGSKSEYYSIEELQELDLLDYRHPMYHHYQQQELRQRYHEHEQLVLQLPKASSKAGPIYEAPQRSQQQQDQMFEQSIIGARASVMVYDDNQKKWVPSGSSSGLSKVQIYHHQQNNTFRVVGRKLQDHEVVINCSILKGLKYNQATATFHQWRDSKFVYGLNFSSQNDAENFARAMMHALEVLSGRVANNPGGPPTNGNGYEEDMGYRTMTSEDAAILRQNNSIGGHVTPSAQTPTSQTNQNNIPQSPPTPQGHHRTSRNSLSAPPAPQPQQQQAQQMGQPGSHYGPTGNGPTSNGLPQQVNSQIPPAPQQQPQQQQFQQQQQQQYQQMVQAGYAPSQQYQQPHYVLSNSNPNLTVHQYPTQQAQQQPPQAPQPPLQNGGMYMVGHGHLPSSASANSVVYASQQQMLPQAHPQAPQAPAMPGPGYGGPPVPPPQQQAENPYGQVPMPPPMNPSQQQQPGQVPLNRMSSQGGPGGPPAPAPPPPPPSFGGAAGGGPPPPAPPQMFNGAPPPPAMGGGPPPAPPAPPAMGGGPPPAPGGPGAPPPPPPPPGLGGAPKKEDPQADLMGSLASQLQQFKLKKNKVTTSAPENSGSSTSSGGSGNYGTIGRSSNGMASMMDEMAKTLARRRAQAEKKDPEPEAEVKKRPWEKSNTLPHKLSGGAGSGSAGSGHEGANGNSGGAGSNTTNSGGESPRPMRKRFGSASEETILKQVNGDGLSLALSNGDLDTLKAEIVREMRLEIQKVKNEIIDAIKSEFNRR from the exons ATGGCCATGAAGAAGCTCTACGCGAAGACCTCGTTCACCAGCAAGAAGCCATCGAGTGCCGCCAATTCCACTCCGATATTGGCCtaccaccagcaacagcatcagcagccgGGCAATGGCATATGCGAGTACCAGGTGGTGGCACCTGGTCACTCCGGCGAGCTGATGATACGCCGCAGCCAGAGTATGCACCACAAGATGTCGCCTCCAGTCGGCGGGCTGGGCTCCAAGTCGGAGTACTACAGCATTGAGGAGCTGCAGGAGCTGGATTTGCTGGACTATCGTCATCCCATGTACCATCActaccagcagcaggagctgAGGCAACGCTACCATGAGCACGAGCAGTTGGTGTTGCAGTTACCCAAGGCTAGTTCAAAGGCAGGACCCATCTATGAGGCACCACAGAGatctcagcagcagcaggatcagATGTT TGAGCAGAGTATTATCGGGGCGCGGGCCTCTGTGATGGTGTACGATGACAACCAGAAGAAGTGGGTGCCCTCGGGCAGCTCGTCGGGATTGAGCAAGGTGCAGATCTACCACCACCAGCAGAACAACACGTTCCGGGTGGTGGGACGAAAGCTGCAGGATCACGAGGTGGTCATCAACTGCTCCATTCTGAAGGGACTGAAGTACAACCAGGCCACGGCAACATTTCATCAGTGGCGCGATTCGAAATTCGTCTACGGCTTGAACTTCTCGAGCCAAAATGATGCGGAGAACTTTGCTAGGGCCATGATGCATGCCCTGGAA GTGCTCAGTGGTCGCGTGGCGAACAACCCAGGTGGACCGCCCACAAATGGCAATGGCTATGAGGAGGACATGGGCTATCGCACGATGACCAGCGAGGATGCAGCCATACTGCGCCAGAACAACAGCATAGGTGGGCACGTCACGCCCTCGGCCCAGACGCCCACCTCGCAGACCAACCAGAACAACATCCCCCAGAGCCCGCCGACGCCCCAGGGTCATCATCGCACCAGCAG GAATTCCCTCAGCGCCCCACCGGCACCACAgccccaacagcagcaggcgcagcaaATGGGTCAGCCGGGATCCCACTATGGACCCACTGGAAATGGACCCACTTCGAATGGCCTGCCACAGCAGGTGAACTCACAGATTCCCCCGgcaccgcagcagcagccgcaacagcaacagtttcagcagcagcagcagcagcaatatcaGCAAATGGTCCAGGCGGGCTATGCGCCCTCTCAG CAGTATCAGCAACCCCACTACGTGCTCTCCAATTCTAATCCCAATCTAACTGTGCACCAATACCCGACacagcaggcgcagcagcagccgccgcaAGCGCCACAGCCGCCGCTCCAGAACGGTGGAATGTACATGGTGGGTCATGGTCATCTCCCGAGCTCCGCGAGCGCCAACAGTGTTGTGTACGCCAGCCAGCAGCAGATGCTCCCCCAGGCGCATCCACAGGCACCTCAGGCGCCGGCGATGCCAGGTCCGGGCTACGGAGGTCCACCAGTACCTCCGCCCCAACAGCAGGCAGAGAACCCGTACGGTCAGGTACCCATGCCGCCGCCAATGAATCCGtcacagcaacagcagccaggTCAGGTGCCTCTAAACCGGATGAGCAGCCAGGGCGGTCCAGGTGGCCCACCGGCTCCCGCTCCGCCCCCGCCACCACCCAGTTTTGGTGGAGCTGCTGGAGGAGGACCACCGCCACCAGCCCCGCCACAGATGTTCAACGGCGCACCGCCGCCGCCAGCCATGGGTGGTGGACCACCGCCGGCTCCACCGGCACCGCCAGCAATGGGTGGCGGACCACCGCCAGCACCGGGCGGCCCAGGggcaccaccacctcctcctccgccgccgggATTGGGAGGAGCGCCTAAGAAGGAAGATCCCCAGGCAGATCTCATGGGCTCGCTGGCCTCCCAGCTGCAGCAGTTCAAGCTCAAAAAGAATAAG GTCACCACCTCTGCTCCGGAGAATAGCGGCAGCAGCACCTCCAGTGGAGGCAGCGGCAACTATGGAACCATCGGACGAAGCTCTAATGGCATGGCCTCCATGATGGACGAGATGGCCAAGACGCTGGCACGACGACGCGCCCAAGCAGAAAAGAAGGAT CCCGAACCTGAAGCCGAGGTGAAAAAACGCCCCTGGGAAAAGTCCAATACACTGCCCCATAAGCTGAGCGGCGGAGCTGGAAGCGGATCGGCAGGAAGTGGCCATGAAGGAGCGAATGGTAACTCGGGCGGTGCTGGAAGCAATACAACGAACAGTGGCGGCGAGTCCCCGCGACCCATGCGCAAACGATTCGGTAGTGCCAGCGAAGAGACCATTCTCAAG CAGGTCAATGGCGATGGCCTGTCGCTGGCGCTCTCCAATGGCGACTTGGACACACTGAAGGCTGAGATTGTGCGCGAAATGCGACTGGAGATTCAGAAAGTTAAAAACGAGATCATAGATG CTATCAAATCGGAGTTCAATCGCAGATAG